From Butyricimonas paravirosa, one genomic window encodes:
- a CDS encoding V-type ATP synthase subunit B gives MTTAFQKVYTKITQITKATCTLNAQGVGNDELAIVDGRLAQVVKIWGNDITLQVFSGTEGIPTNAEVTFLGKAPTLRVGDDLCGRFFNAFGDPIDGGPAVDGEEREIGGPSVNPVRRKQPSELIATGIAGIDLNNTLVSGQKIPFFADPDQPYNQVMANVALRAKTDRIILGGMGLTNDDYLYFKNLFDNAGVLDRIVSFVNTTEAPPVERLLVPDMALTAAEYFAVDKNEKVLVLLTDMTLYADALSIVSNRMDQIPSKDSMPGSLYSDLAKIYEKAVQFPAGGSITIIAVTTLSGGDITHAIPDNTGYITEGQLFLRKDTEIGKVIVDPFRSLSRLKQLVIGKKTRKDHPQVMNAAIRLYADAANARTKMENGFDLTDYDRRTLDFAKDYSNNLLAIDVNISTDQMLDTAWDLFRKYFNKAELGIKQEIVEEFGGFSD, from the coding sequence ATGACGACTGCTTTTCAAAAAGTTTATACAAAGATCACCCAGATCACGAAAGCAACGTGTACGTTGAATGCCCAGGGCGTCGGGAATGACGAGCTGGCTATTGTCGACGGACGGTTGGCGCAGGTCGTGAAGATTTGGGGAAATGATATAACCCTTCAGGTGTTCTCCGGGACAGAAGGGATTCCGACGAATGCAGAAGTGACATTCCTGGGAAAAGCGCCTACTCTGAGAGTGGGAGACGATTTATGCGGGCGTTTCTTCAATGCCTTCGGTGACCCGATTGACGGGGGACCGGCTGTTGACGGGGAAGAAAGAGAGATCGGGGGACCATCGGTGAACCCGGTGCGTCGTAAACAACCGTCGGAATTGATTGCAACCGGTATCGCGGGGATTGACTTGAACAACACGTTGGTGTCCGGTCAGAAAATCCCGTTCTTTGCCGACCCGGATCAGCCGTATAACCAGGTGATGGCCAACGTGGCGCTGAGAGCAAAGACCGATCGAATCATCTTGGGTGGTATGGGATTGACAAACGATGACTACCTGTATTTCAAAAATTTGTTTGATAATGCCGGGGTATTGGATCGTATCGTTAGTTTCGTGAATACCACGGAGGCTCCGCCTGTTGAGCGTTTGTTGGTACCGGATATGGCATTGACGGCTGCCGAGTATTTCGCAGTGGATAAGAACGAGAAGGTGTTGGTGTTGTTGACGGACATGACGTTGTATGCCGATGCGCTGAGTATCGTGTCTAACCGTATGGATCAGATCCCGTCGAAGGACTCCATGCCGGGTTCATTGTATTCCGATTTGGCGAAGATTTACGAGAAGGCCGTGCAGTTCCCTGCCGGAGGTTCTATCACGATTATAGCCGTGACCACGTTGTCCGGTGGTGATATTACCCATGCTATCCCGGATAACACCGGGTACATCACGGAGGGACAGTTATTCTTGCGTAAAGACACGGAGATCGGTAAGGTTATCGTTGACCCGTTCCGAAGTTTGTCTCGTTTGAAACAGCTCGTGATCGGTAAGAAAACCCGGAAGGATCACCCGCAAGTGATGAATGCCGCCATCCGTCTGTATGCCGATGCTGCTAACGCCCGGACCAAGATGGAGAACGGTTTCGATCTGACGGACTACGACCGCCGTACCCTGGATTTCGCCAAGGACTATTCCAACAACTTGCTTGCTATCGATGTAAACATCAGTACCGACCAGATGTTGGATACCGCTTGGGATCTTTTCCGCAAATACTTTAACAAGGCGGAATTGGGGATTAAGCAGGAAATCGTGGAAGAGTTCGGAGGATTTAGTGATTAG
- a CDS encoding V-type ATP synthase subunit A, whose protein sequence is MNKTQGKVHSIISNLVLVRTEGPVSQNEICFIQLGNERLMAEVIKVVGDIAYVQVFESTRGLKPGSLVEFEDHMLEVTLGPGLLSKNFDGLQNDLDKMTGVFLKRGEYTNPLEEDKKWSFTPLAKVGDKVTGADWLGNVKENWLDHKIMVPFKLKGEYTIASIAVAGEYTIKDTIAVLKDEAGKEIPVTMIQKWPVKVAIRNYVDKPRPSRQMETGVRVIDTMNPILEGGTGFIPGPFGTGKTVLQHALSRFADADIIIMAACGERANEVVEIFTEFPELEDPRSGRKLYERTTIIANTSNMPVAAREASVYTAMTIGEYYRSMGMKVLLLADSTSRWAQALREMSNRMEELPGQDAFPMDLSAIISNFYARAGMVYLNNGKTGSVTFIGTVSPAGGNLKEPVTESTKKVARCFYALSQARADAKRYPAIDTLESYSKYLEYPEFIEFAKKNISDTWIADVNEARNMLVRGRETAEQIDILGDDGVPLEYHVVYWKSELIDFVILQQDAFDNIDGSTAMERQKYMLNMVLGVVRSEFNFDTFEEINPYFKRIINGFKQMNYSEYQSEAFKKYEAEVNEIINERKKK, encoded by the coding sequence ATGAATAAGACACAAGGAAAAGTTCATAGTATTATTTCCAACCTTGTACTTGTGCGTACCGAAGGACCGGTATCTCAGAATGAGATTTGCTTTATCCAGCTTGGAAACGAGCGGTTGATGGCCGAGGTGATCAAGGTTGTCGGGGATATTGCTTATGTACAGGTTTTTGAAAGTACCCGGGGATTGAAACCCGGTTCCCTCGTGGAGTTCGAAGACCACATGTTGGAAGTTACATTGGGTCCCGGTTTGCTGTCAAAGAATTTTGACGGTCTTCAAAATGACCTGGATAAGATGACGGGTGTATTCTTGAAACGAGGAGAGTACACGAACCCGTTGGAAGAAGATAAAAAATGGAGTTTTACCCCGTTGGCCAAGGTTGGTGATAAGGTGACCGGTGCCGATTGGTTGGGTAACGTGAAGGAAAACTGGCTGGATCATAAGATTATGGTACCTTTCAAGTTGAAAGGGGAATATACCATCGCGTCAATTGCCGTTGCCGGGGAATACACGATAAAGGACACGATTGCCGTGCTGAAAGATGAGGCCGGAAAAGAGATTCCTGTTACGATGATCCAGAAATGGCCGGTGAAGGTGGCTATCCGTAATTACGTGGATAAACCCCGTCCTTCCCGTCAAATGGAGACCGGAGTACGTGTTATCGACACGATGAACCCGATTTTGGAAGGGGGAACCGGTTTTATTCCGGGACCGTTCGGTACGGGAAAGACCGTGTTGCAGCACGCGTTGTCCCGGTTTGCAGATGCTGATATTATTATCATGGCTGCCTGTGGTGAGCGTGCGAACGAGGTGGTGGAGATCTTTACCGAGTTCCCGGAATTGGAAGACCCTCGTTCCGGTCGTAAATTGTACGAGAGAACCACGATTATTGCTAATACGTCCAATATGCCCGTGGCTGCCCGTGAGGCGTCCGTGTACACGGCTATGACGATCGGGGAATACTATCGTTCCATGGGAATGAAGGTGTTGTTGCTGGCCGACTCGACTTCTCGTTGGGCGCAGGCTTTGCGTGAGATGTCCAACCGTATGGAGGAGTTACCGGGACAGGATGCGTTCCCGATGGACTTGTCGGCTATCATTTCAAACTTCTACGCTCGTGCGGGAATGGTGTACTTGAATAATGGTAAGACGGGTTCCGTTACTTTTATCGGTACGGTATCTCCTGCCGGTGGTAACTTGAAAGAGCCGGTGACGGAGTCCACGAAGAAAGTGGCACGTTGTTTCTACGCTTTGTCTCAAGCACGTGCGGATGCGAAACGTTACCCGGCAATCGATACGTTGGAATCTTATTCAAAATACTTGGAATATCCGGAATTTATCGAGTTCGCCAAGAAGAATATTTCCGATACGTGGATTGCTGATGTGAACGAGGCTCGTAATATGTTGGTTCGCGGTCGCGAGACGGCAGAGCAGATTGATATTTTGGGCGATGATGGTGTACCTTTGGAATATCACGTGGTATACTGGAAGTCCGAGTTGATTGACTTCGTGATTCTGCAACAGGATGCTTTTGACAACATTGACGGTTCTACCGCGATGGAGCGTCAGAAGTATATGCTGAATATGGTACTGGGTGTGGTTCGTTCCGAATTTAATTTTGACACGTTCGAAGAGATTAATCCCTATTTCAAACGTATCATTAATGGTTTCAAACAGATGAACTATTCCGAATATCAATCGGAAGCGTTCAAAAAGTATGAGGCAGAAGTGAACGAGATCATTAACGAAAGAAAAAAGAAATAA
- a CDS encoding DUF2764 family protein, whose translation MNNMILKNNYYCFIAGLPEVFLDDRKLALSVNGFRELAREALKKEDVKLMELFFLPADNKQVLRLLNKMAPDTHLETVYPLQRLEDEITEPTNSLPAYLNRFIADFKGEHLKYDVSPENVLSWMYYDHLMKSGSKFVRNYAEFVMNVKNLETALTCRKYGKEVAPEIIGDNVFSKALRTSNSKDFGLGMEFPYAEKVISLMGNTNLVERERGLDLLLWDYIEEAVVYEYFSMEKVLSFMLELMIVERWSKMSSESGRKVFMEVVDKFRKSFEFAEEFK comes from the coding sequence ATGAATAATATGATATTAAAAAATAATTACTACTGTTTTATTGCAGGACTACCGGAGGTCTTTCTGGATGATCGGAAACTAGCGTTGTCCGTGAACGGGTTTCGGGAGTTGGCTCGGGAGGCTCTGAAGAAGGAGGATGTGAAGTTGATGGAGTTGTTTTTTCTGCCTGCCGATAATAAACAAGTTCTGCGGTTGCTAAATAAAATGGCTCCCGATACCCATCTTGAAACAGTATATCCATTACAACGTCTGGAAGACGAAATCACCGAACCGACGAATTCTTTACCTGCTTACCTCAATCGATTTATCGCGGATTTTAAAGGGGAACATTTGAAATATGATGTTTCTCCGGAGAATGTGTTGAGTTGGATGTATTACGATCACTTGATGAAGAGTGGTAGTAAGTTTGTCCGGAATTACGCGGAATTCGTGATGAACGTGAAGAATCTGGAGACGGCCTTGACTTGTCGGAAGTACGGGAAAGAGGTTGCCCCGGAGATTATTGGTGATAACGTGTTTTCTAAGGCGCTGAGAACTTCGAACTCGAAAGATTTCGGTTTGGGGATGGAATTCCCGTACGCGGAGAAGGTGATTTCTCTGATGGGAAATACAAACCTTGTCGAACGGGAGAGAGGACTGGATTTACTTCTTTGGGATTATATCGAAGAGGCCGTGGTTTACGAGTATTTCTCCATGGAGAAGGTTTTGAGTTTCATGCTTGAGCTGATGATCGTTGAGCGATGGAGCAAGATGAGTTCCGAATCGGGACGAAAAGTCTTCATGGAAGTCGTGGATAAGTTCAGAAAGAGTTTCGAGTTTGCGGAAGAATTTAAGTAA
- a CDS encoding V-type ATP synthase subunit E family protein — translation MENKLDILTQKLYNEGVDKARQEAENIINQAKQEAEKIIADAKAKAAQMNADAETEVSNLKKKAESEMTLSARQAITALKQAITNLVAGDVAGDVAKIGFEEKAFIQELLMTIVKKWDVAGGNLNMEILLSEDEKAKFESFVAAKYKDLLDKGLEVKVGNLEEGFVIQPKDGGFQIAFSEKLFEAFFNQYMKGFTKKLLFKD, via the coding sequence ATGGAGAATAAATTAGATATTTTGACCCAAAAGCTTTACAACGAGGGGGTAGATAAGGCTCGCCAGGAGGCGGAGAATATCATCAACCAGGCAAAGCAAGAGGCCGAAAAGATTATTGCCGATGCGAAAGCGAAAGCAGCACAGATGAATGCTGATGCGGAGACAGAGGTTTCTAACTTGAAAAAGAAGGCCGAGTCTGAAATGACGTTAAGTGCGCGCCAAGCTATCACGGCTTTAAAACAGGCAATCACGAATCTGGTTGCCGGGGATGTTGCCGGGGATGTTGCCAAGATCGGGTTCGAGGAAAAGGCTTTTATTCAGGAGTTGCTTATGACGATCGTGAAGAAGTGGGATGTTGCCGGTGGAAACCTGAACATGGAAATTCTTCTTTCCGAGGATGAAAAGGCGAAGTTCGAATCGTTTGTTGCGGCCAAGTACAAGGATCTGTTGGATAAAGGTCTTGAGGTAAAGGTGGGTAATTTAGAAGAAGGGTTTGTGATCCAGCCTAAAGATGGTGGTTTCCAGATTGCTTTCTCCGAGAAACTATTTGAAGCTTTCTTTAATCAATATATGAAAGGCTTCACGAAAAAACTGTTATTTAAGGATTGA
- a CDS encoding N-acetylmuramoyl-L-alanine amidase translates to MDVFSSSNSSFSIVNHRLMGGGVIHLECPKNRRGLGEPDMIILHYTAGMDAISSAKFLVKPDVKASAHVVIGRDGQVIQMVPFNIEAWHAGKSSYGGRNELNHCSIGIELDNLGQLRLEGGKFVAECGKEVLVGEVYTEDSGEVPTYWHDYTDVQMRVLNEVCGLLVDTYPIGDIVGHSDVTSRKVDPGPALRVADWIKFY, encoded by the coding sequence ATGGATGTATTTTCAAGTTCTAATTCATCTTTTTCAATTGTCAATCACCGGTTAATGGGTGGTGGGGTGATTCATCTGGAATGCCCGAAGAATAGACGTGGACTAGGAGAGCCGGATATGATTATTTTACATTACACGGCAGGTATGGATGCCATATCTTCAGCAAAATTCTTGGTAAAGCCGGATGTGAAGGCATCGGCGCACGTGGTGATCGGACGAGACGGGCAGGTGATACAGATGGTGCCGTTTAATATCGAGGCGTGGCATGCCGGGAAGAGTAGTTACGGGGGAAGGAACGAGCTGAATCATTGCTCGATCGGGATTGAGCTGGATAACCTGGGGCAGTTGCGACTGGAAGGGGGAAAGTTCGTGGCGGAATGTGGTAAGGAGGTTCTCGTGGGGGAAGTGTACACGGAAGATTCGGGAGAGGTGCCGACGTACTGGCATGATTACACGGACGTGCAGATGCGGGTGTTGAACGAGGTGTGTGGTTTACTGGTGGATACTTATCCCATCGGGGACATCGTGGGGCATTCGGACGTGACGTCGAGGAAAGTTGATCCGGGACCGGCGTTGAGGGTGGCGGACTGGATTAAATTCTACTAA
- a CDS encoding 3TM-type holin, which yields MKPIADVVNAISGVINGLTLPAREKKELQAEILRLVYEREREMIEARAGVIRAEAAGNWLQRSWRPLVMLIFAVIVLIGTFTSLPMLADTSRFWDLLEIGLGGYVVGRSGEKMAGAIFKIKDKN from the coding sequence ATGAAGCCGATAGCAGATGTTGTCAATGCTATTAGCGGGGTGATTAATGGCTTGACGCTCCCGGCACGGGAGAAGAAAGAGTTACAGGCGGAGATATTGAGATTGGTGTACGAGCGGGAACGTGAAATGATTGAAGCTCGGGCTGGCGTGATAAGAGCCGAGGCTGCTGGGAATTGGCTACAGCGTTCGTGGCGGCCATTGGTGATGTTGATATTTGCTGTTATTGTACTTATTGGCACTTTCACGAGTTTGCCCATGTTGGCGGATACTTCCCGGTTCTGGGATTTGCTGGAGATTGGGTTGGGCGGGTACGTGGTGGGGAGGAGCGGGGAAAAAATGGCGGGGGCCATTTTTAAGATAAAAGATAAAAACTAA
- a CDS encoding DUF6266 family protein, with protein sequence MASFKNDFGLSGKLGDVIIYQIGNKSYARRTFRANNPKTMKQQEVRARFLVAIRFYQKLKETSLRRILKVSAQGNSFNGYTFYLEKNMKVFCADGRIGDFSQLQFSAGKRQRVFHLRGQIDLEGRVLLQWEKVGGRGFVEDNDHLMVVVLHEGRAFCPRVLENIGGVRKDGVASFTIDGWKGETLHLYCLFISPDEKQLSMSQYVRLQGRK encoded by the coding sequence ATGGCATCATTTAAAAATGATTTTGGATTAAGCGGGAAATTGGGGGATGTGATTATTTATCAGATAGGTAACAAGTCGTATGCAAGAAGAACGTTTCGAGCGAATAATCCGAAGACAATGAAACAACAGGAAGTGAGGGCGAGATTTTTAGTTGCAATCCGGTTTTACCAGAAGTTGAAAGAGACTTCGTTAAGGAGGATATTGAAGGTGTCTGCTCAAGGAAACAGTTTCAATGGTTATACGTTTTATCTTGAAAAAAATATGAAGGTGTTCTGTGCGGATGGGCGTATCGGAGATTTCTCTCAACTTCAGTTTTCCGCGGGAAAGAGACAACGAGTGTTTCATTTAAGAGGACAGATTGATTTGGAAGGTCGTGTTTTATTACAATGGGAAAAGGTGGGTGGACGAGGATTTGTGGAGGATAATGATCATTTGATGGTGGTCGTGTTACATGAAGGGAGGGCGTTTTGTCCGAGGGTGTTGGAGAATATAGGGGGTGTGCGGAAAGATGGTGTGGCGAGTTTTACGATTGACGGGTGGAAGGGGGAAACGTTGCATTTGTATTGTCTCTTTATTTCGCCTGATGAGAAGCAGTTATCTATGAGTCAGTATGTACGTTTACAGGGAAGGAAATGA
- a CDS encoding nucleotidyltransferase domain-containing protein, with product MNRLQVISQIREALHRIAPGIRVILYGSEARGDAHPDSDIDLLLLLDKDVITLEDRMALTAPLYDIELQTGIQINPFIESMRKWGKRFTPFYENVMKEGVVL from the coding sequence ATGAATCGATTACAAGTTATATCTCAAATTAGAGAAGCTCTACATCGGATTGCTCCGGGCATTAGGGTTATTCTTTACGGAAGTGAGGCAAGGGGGGATGCTCACCCAGATAGTGATATTGATTTGTTGTTATTGTTAGATAAAGACGTTATTACCTTGGAAGATCGAATGGCCTTGACTGCTCCATTGTATGATATAGAATTACAAACGGGCATACAAATTAACCCGTTCATAGAATCTATGCGTAAATGGGGAAAGCGTTTTACACCATTTTATGAAAATGTAATGAAAGAAGGAGTGGTATTATAA
- a CDS encoding tyrosine-protein phosphatase, whose product MDWFKRRNKQYFSYDHDIHSHILPGLDDGVKRVEDSVVIVKKMLELGVKQFSFTPHISFPSPMNTPEIILEKLNELKKCLLKEKIEIEADAGAEYKIGEYMIDLIRQGNIASFHGGKVLVEHSFVAPSPVFEEVIFRLQDKGYTPVLAHPERYPFYAKHLTERVWELKRRGCRIQVNLLSFVGFYGKEAMAGARELLVARLIDHFSGDIHSVKQVELLEKFLKSKESEKLLV is encoded by the coding sequence ATGGACTGGTTTAAAAGAAGGAACAAGCAATATTTTTCTTACGATCATGACATCCATTCTCATATTCTACCGGGATTGGATGACGGGGTGAAACGGGTAGAGGATTCCGTGGTGATCGTGAAAAAGATGTTGGAACTGGGGGTGAAACAGTTTTCTTTTACTCCTCATATTTCTTTTCCGTCACCGATGAACACGCCGGAGATAATTCTTGAAAAACTGAACGAGCTGAAAAAATGTTTATTGAAGGAGAAAATTGAAATTGAGGCGGATGCCGGGGCGGAGTACAAGATCGGTGAATACATGATAGATTTGATCCGTCAAGGGAATATCGCCTCGTTTCACGGAGGAAAGGTGCTGGTGGAACATAGTTTCGTGGCCCCGTCTCCGGTTTTCGAGGAGGTGATTTTTCGTCTGCAGGACAAGGGCTACACGCCCGTGTTGGCACACCCGGAGCGTTACCCGTTTTACGCGAAACATCTGACGGAACGGGTGTGGGAGTTGAAACGACGGGGATGCCGGATACAAGTGAACTTGCTGTCGTTTGTGGGTTTTTACGGGAAAGAGGCAATGGCAGGGGCAAGGGAGTTATTGGTGGCAAGGTTGATCGATCATTTTTCCGGGGACATACACTCGGTGAAACAGGTGGAGTTGTTGGAGAAATTCTTGAAATCGAAAGAATCGGAAAAGTTATTGGTTTAA
- a CDS encoding GumC family protein yields the protein MKMINQDNNLLQTEEEEYFDLKTFFYKILARWWWFAISIPLCALIALYICFSSTPVYKVGAKVMISDSKKGEVGVNPMLKELGLFQGTMMVENEIVELKSKNLILDVVKELELNVDYTREKVLREEKLYKDSPFRVLVDLPENIKDTTFYVIAKGADKIEVLDADKNVMFEGNFSQAISMGDYRMTVEKSDSLLQVGDEIRVDLLTYGKAATDFHKRLEISLLEKNASAVGVSLKETNPGKGVDFLYTMIRRYNQNGIEDKQLVSEKTVEFINERLRVINQELGDIENSAETFKKTNQLTNLTSDAALAMEQKKATDAELLKLGTEMDVVKSVRAYLEDRRGEEFRILPEQLGLTDESLNSGISKYNEMILRRGKLLQSARESNPIVLGLEAQLRDLKSSIRSAIANVENGLDIKIKSLERESQQVEDKLTSVPTQEKQYRSIAREQELKENLFLFLMQKREEAEIAKLMYVPMAKIIENPDPGEHPVAPRKMLILLFGMFMGVVLPVGIMFVADMLDTKVRNADEVGKVVNAPLLGTLPQLPEEKTSIESEDWMMSESMQLIRENLNYLIKRKDTPVIMVSSTIPSEGKSLVAAHLASAYARAGKKVIVIGCDLRNPRLNEYFKREGRKGLSAYLAGMVDDPGMLVEKVNDNLHVIFGGTVPPNPTQLIASPRMGELLACLKSEFSCIILDTPPLGILADGFSLSEYADACVYVVRANVLDKKGLRVVADLEKGGRLANLGIVVNGIKVSRSGGYGYGYGYGYGYGYGYGYGQDGKDKKKKK from the coding sequence ATGAAAATGATCAATCAAGATAATAATTTGTTACAGACAGAAGAAGAGGAGTATTTTGATCTGAAAACTTTTTTCTATAAAATTTTGGCCCGTTGGTGGTGGTTTGCTATTAGCATACCGTTATGCGCTCTAATTGCTTTGTATATTTGTTTTAGTTCTACTCCGGTGTATAAGGTGGGGGCGAAGGTGATGATTAGCGATTCGAAAAAAGGGGAGGTCGGGGTAAATCCGATGTTAAAGGAATTGGGGTTGTTTCAAGGAACGATGATGGTAGAGAATGAGATCGTGGAGTTGAAGTCTAAAAATTTGATATTGGATGTAGTAAAAGAGTTGGAGCTAAATGTGGATTATACGAGGGAAAAGGTATTGAGAGAAGAGAAGCTGTACAAGGATTCTCCTTTTCGAGTACTCGTGGATTTACCGGAGAATATCAAGGATACAACCTTTTACGTGATTGCAAAGGGGGCAGATAAGATTGAGGTATTGGATGCGGATAAGAACGTGATGTTCGAGGGAAATTTTTCTCAAGCGATATCAATGGGAGACTACCGTATGACCGTGGAAAAAAGTGATTCGTTATTACAAGTTGGAGATGAGATTCGAGTGGATTTATTAACTTACGGGAAAGCAGCAACGGATTTTCACAAGCGTTTGGAGATAAGTTTGTTGGAGAAAAATGCTAGCGCTGTGGGTGTTTCGTTAAAGGAAACGAATCCGGGGAAAGGGGTAGATTTCCTTTACACGATGATTCGGCGTTACAACCAAAATGGTATAGAGGATAAACAACTCGTGTCAGAAAAGACGGTTGAGTTTATCAACGAACGTCTTCGGGTCATTAATCAGGAATTAGGGGATATTGAGAATAGTGCGGAAACATTTAAAAAGACGAACCAGTTAACTAACTTGACGTCGGATGCAGCTCTTGCCATGGAACAAAAGAAGGCGACTGATGCTGAATTATTGAAATTGGGTACCGAGATGGATGTGGTGAAGAGTGTGCGTGCTTACTTGGAAGATAGACGAGGAGAAGAGTTTAGAATATTACCGGAACAGTTAGGGTTGACAGATGAATCTCTTAATAGTGGTATCAGTAAGTATAACGAGATGATTCTTCGTAGAGGGAAATTGTTACAATCGGCTCGGGAAAGTAACCCGATCGTGTTGGGTTTGGAAGCTCAGTTACGGGATTTAAAGAGTAGTATTCGGTCGGCTATTGCTAACGTGGAGAATGGATTGGATATAAAGATTAAGAGTTTGGAGCGGGAAAGCCAACAGGTGGAGGATAAATTAACTTCTGTGCCGACACAGGAAAAGCAGTATCGTTCTATTGCCCGAGAGCAGGAGTTGAAGGAGAACTTGTTTTTGTTCTTAATGCAAAAACGCGAAGAGGCGGAGATCGCCAAGTTGATGTATGTGCCGATGGCTAAGATCATAGAGAATCCGGATCCGGGGGAACATCCAGTGGCTCCTAGAAAAATGCTTATATTGTTGTTCGGAATGTTCATGGGAGTGGTGCTTCCCGTGGGAATCATGTTCGTGGCGGATATGTTGGATACAAAAGTGAGAAATGCTGATGAGGTGGGAAAAGTGGTAAATGCCCCGTTACTTGGAACTTTGCCGCAATTGCCGGAAGAGAAAACGTCGATAGAGAGCGAGGACTGGATGATGTCGGAGTCGATGCAGTTGATCCGGGAGAATTTGAATTACCTGATCAAGCGAAAGGACACGCCCGTGATCATGGTGTCATCGACGATACCGAGTGAAGGAAAATCTTTGGTCGCGGCGCATTTAGCGAGTGCCTACGCCCGGGCAGGCAAGAAGGTGATCGTGATCGGTTGTGACTTGCGTAACCCGAGGTTAAACGAGTACTTCAAGAGAGAAGGCCGGAAGGGATTATCGGCTTACCTGGCCGGGATGGTTGATGACCCGGGAATGCTGGTTGAGAAGGTAAATGATAACCTGCACGTGATATTTGGAGGAACGGTCCCCCCGAACCCGACACAGTTGATAGCTAGTCCCCGGATGGGAGAGTTGCTGGCGTGTTTGAAGAGCGAGTTCTCGTGTATTATCCTTGACACGCCGCCGCTGGGTATCCTGGCTGACGGTTTCTCGTTGAGCGAGTACGCGGATGCTTGTGTTTACGTGGTTCGTGCGAACGTGCTTGATAAAAAAGGTCTGAGGGTTGTTGCCGACCTGGAGAAGGGTGGTCGTTTGGCGAACCTGGGAATCGTGGTGAACGGGATCAAGGTCAGTCGTTCCGGTGGTTACGGGTATGGTTATGGCTACGGGTACGGTTACGGGTATGGCTATGGTTACGGACAGGATGGCAAGGATAAAAAGAAGAAAAAATAA